Proteins from a single region of Lujinxingia litoralis:
- the rplD gene encoding 50S ribosomal protein L4 gives MMKIEVVDLKNKATGEIELADSVFGVPVREHLFWEVVNWQRAKRRAGTHQTKTRGKVRGGGKKPWRQKGTGRARQGTTRAPHWVGGGTVFGPHPRDYGYSMPKKKRRAALRSALSMKMGKGQLKVVENWELDQIKTKLAIETLNTLEAPRALVIDVTTRNEGDNSVTHNENLRLSVRNLKDAKYLAAEGLNVEDILRYDYVILSRSAVEQVQEALQS, from the coding sequence ATCATGAAAATTGAAGTCGTCGATTTGAAGAACAAGGCGACCGGCGAAATCGAACTCGCGGATAGCGTGTTCGGGGTTCCGGTTCGCGAGCATTTGTTCTGGGAAGTGGTCAACTGGCAGCGCGCCAAGCGTCGTGCCGGCACCCACCAGACCAAGACCCGCGGCAAAGTCCGCGGTGGCGGTAAGAAGCCCTGGCGCCAGAAAGGCACCGGCCGTGCCCGCCAGGGTACCACCCGCGCGCCCCACTGGGTTGGCGGCGGTACCGTGTTCGGTCCCCACCCCCGTGACTACGGCTACTCGATGCCCAAAAAGAAGCGTCGCGCGGCTCTGCGCTCGGCGCTCAGCATGAAGATGGGCAAGGGTCAGCTCAAAGTTGTTGAGAACTGGGAACTCGACCAGATCAAGACCAAGCTCGCCATCGAAACGCTCAATACCCTGGAAGCGCCCCGCGCTCTGGTTATCGACGTCACCACGCGCAACGAAGGCGATAATTCGGTTACCCACAACGAAAATCTTCGCCTGTCGGTGCGCAACCTCAAAGACGCCAAGTACCTGGCGGCTGAGGGCCTCAACGTTGAGGATATCCTGCGTTATGACTACGTGATTCTCTCGCGCAGCGCCGTCGAGCAAGTTCAGGAGGCATTGCAGTCATGA
- the rplB gene encoding 50S ribosomal protein L2, with product MAMKEFNPTSPGRRFLRLPDSKEVITKSKPEKALTEKITRSGGRNASGHMTVRHRGGGHKRRYRQVDFKRTKTGVPAKVAAIEYDPNRTAYLALLHYADGEKAYILAPQKLAVGDTVVSSAHADIKPGNSLRLRYIPTGTVIHNVELRPGKGGQMARSAGTWAQLMAKEGKYALLRLPSGEIRQVLMTCRATVGAVSNREHETTSLGKAGRTRWKGFRPSVRGVAMNPVDHPHGGGEGRTSGGRHPVTPWGKKTKGKKTRSNKRTDKFIVKRRKSRK from the coding sequence ATGGCCATGAAAGAGTTTAATCCCACGTCTCCGGGACGGCGCTTCCTGCGTCTTCCGGATTCCAAAGAAGTGATCACCAAGTCCAAGCCGGAGAAGGCCCTTACCGAGAAGATTACCCGCTCGGGCGGCCGTAATGCTTCGGGCCACATGACGGTTCGCCATCGCGGCGGCGGCCACAAGCGTCGCTACCGTCAGGTGGACTTCAAGCGCACCAAAACCGGTGTGCCGGCGAAGGTCGCGGCGATCGAATACGATCCCAACCGCACCGCTTATCTCGCGCTGCTCCACTACGCTGATGGTGAGAAAGCCTACATCCTCGCTCCGCAGAAACTTGCGGTCGGTGATACGGTTGTCTCCAGCGCCCATGCCGACATCAAGCCGGGTAACTCCCTGCGTCTGCGCTACATCCCCACCGGTACGGTTATCCACAACGTGGAACTGCGCCCGGGTAAGGGTGGCCAGATGGCTCGCTCCGCGGGCACCTGGGCCCAGCTGATGGCCAAAGAAGGCAAGTACGCGCTGCTGCGTCTTCCCTCCGGTGAGATTCGCCAGGTCCTGATGACCTGTCGTGCGACCGTGGGCGCGGTGTCCAACCGCGAGCACGAAACCACCTCGCTCGGTAAGGCCGGCCGTACCCGCTGGAAGGGCTTCCGCCCCTCGGTCCGCGGTGTGGCCATGAACCCGGTCGACCACCCCCACGGTGGTGGTGAAGGTCGTACCTCCGGTGGTCGCCATCCGGTGACTCCCTGGGGCAAGAAGACCAAGGGTAAGAAGACGCGCAGCAACAAGCGCACCGACAAGTTCATCGTCAAGCGTCGCAAGTCGCGCAAGTAA
- the rpsQ gene encoding 30S ribosomal protein S17 yields MEAEQQASERGQRKTRVGHVVSNQMEKTVVVAVIRRYMHPKYKKYVKERLKYKVHDEANDCGVGDKVLIEETRPMSRHKRWRVKQIIERAPAV; encoded by the coding sequence ATGGAAGCGGAACAGCAGGCATCCGAGCGTGGCCAGCGCAAAACGCGCGTCGGCCACGTGGTCAGCAATCAGATGGAGAAGACGGTCGTCGTTGCCGTCATTCGCCGCTACATGCACCCCAAGTACAAGAAGTACGTCAAAGAGCGTCTCAAGTACAAAGTGCATGATGAGGCCAATGACTGCGGCGTCGGTGACAAGGTCCTCATTGAAGAGACTCGTCCCATGTCGCGCCACAAGCGCTGGCGAGTTAAGCAAATCATCGAGCGCGCCCCGGCGGTCTAA
- the rplP gene encoding 50S ribosomal protein L16 yields the protein MLSPKRVRWRKPHKGRTKGKAYRGSTVSFGEYGMIATEPGRLTARQIEAARIAMTRHIRRGGKIWIRVFPDRSITRKPAETRMGKGKGSPEMWVSIVKPGRVLYEMDGVPEVMAKEAFRLAGHKLPIKTKFVVRGEVL from the coding sequence ATGCTTAGTCCGAAGCGCGTTCGGTGGCGCAAGCCGCATAAAGGGCGCACCAAAGGCAAGGCCTACCGCGGGAGTACTGTCTCCTTTGGCGAGTATGGCATGATCGCGACCGAACCCGGTCGTCTGACCGCCCGTCAGATTGAAGCAGCTCGTATTGCCATGACCCGTCACATTCGTCGTGGTGGTAAGATCTGGATCCGCGTATTCCCTGACCGTTCCATCACTCGCAAGCCCGCCGAGACCCGCATGGGTAAAGGTAAAGGCTCGCCGGAGATGTGGGTCTCGATCGTCAAGCCCGGTCGAGTGCTCTACGAGATGGACGGTGTGCCTGAGGTCATGGCCAAAGAGGCGTTCCGCCTGGCCGGCCACAAGCTGCCGATCAAGACCAAGTTCGTCGTGCGAGGAGAGGTGCTATGA
- the rpsL gene encoding 30S ribosomal protein S12, with amino-acid sequence MPTINQLVRKGRKKIVAKTTAPALKSCPQKRGVCTRVYTTTPKKPNSALRKVARVRLTNGMEVTSYIPGEGHNLQEHSVVLIRGGRVKDLPGVRYHIVRGTLDAVGVQARRQGRSKYGTKKPR; translated from the coding sequence ATGCCCACGATTAACCAACTGGTTCGCAAAGGTCGCAAAAAGATTGTCGCCAAGACGACGGCGCCGGCTCTTAAGAGCTGCCCGCAGAAGCGTGGTGTCTGCACCCGCGTCTACACCACGACCCCCAAGAAGCCGAACTCCGCGCTTCGTAAGGTCGCTCGTGTGCGTCTGACCAACGGGATGGAAGTCACCAGCTACATCCCCGGTGAAGGCCACAACCTTCAGGAGCACAGCGTCGTGCTCATCCGCGGCGGCCGTGTCAAAGACCTCCCCGGTGTGCGCTACCACATCGTCCGCGGTACCCTTGACGCCGTTGGCGTTCAGGCCCGCCGCCAGGGTCGCAGCAAGTACGGCACCAAGAAGCCGCGCTAA
- the fusA gene encoding elongation factor G, translated as MARSLPLEKTRNIGIMAHIDAGKTTTTERILFYTGKSHKIGEVHDGAAEMDWMEQERERGITITSAATTCYWSISDVKHRINIIDTPGHVDFTMEVERSLRVLDGAIAVFCGVGGVEPQSETVWRQADRYKVPRIAFVNKLDRVGADLDRVVQMMEDRLNARPVRLQIPIGIEDGFRGVVDLITMSAIVWHDESRGADFDILEVPEELKDEALLAREELLEICAELDEELMEKYLEGDTIAEDEIRQALRKGTLALAIVPVFCGSAYKNKGVQPLLDAVIRYLPAPADIPAIEGVTPDAYKRLTEGQGEPGEEDKIRREATDKEPFSALAFKIMTDPYVGHLTYFRVYSGVLSSGSSTYNATKGKRERIGRILLMHANRREEIDEVRAGDIAAVVGMRNTTTGDTLSDEHHPVVLEAIDFPEPVIEIAIEPATVADQSKLAESLQKLAVEDPSFQVKVDEETGQTIIAGQGELHLEIIVDRLLREFKVGANVGKPQVAYRETVGMPFEHRERLERQTGGKGMFAEVAIKVSPNERGQGITFSESIKGGAIPAEFFGAIERGVREATEAGAIAGYPVVDLHVELVDGAFHEVDSSEMAFKICALMAVKTAIRDADPRLLEPMMSVEIVTPEEFMGDVIGDINSRRGSVGGMEPRTGSQVISADVPLAAMFGYSTDLRSRTQGRASYSMHFSHYEIVPKAISEALINRMMGIYPD; from the coding sequence GTGGCACGAAGTCTACCTCTCGAAAAGACCCGCAATATCGGAATCATGGCGCATATCGACGCCGGTAAGACCACGACCACCGAGCGCATCCTCTTTTACACCGGGAAGTCGCATAAGATCGGTGAAGTTCATGATGGCGCGGCCGAGATGGACTGGATGGAGCAGGAGCGTGAGCGCGGGATCACCATCACCAGCGCCGCCACCACCTGTTACTGGTCCATCAGCGACGTCAAGCACCGCATTAACATCATCGACACCCCCGGCCACGTCGACTTCACCATGGAAGTTGAGCGATCGCTGCGCGTGCTCGACGGTGCGATCGCCGTGTTCTGCGGCGTTGGTGGTGTCGAGCCTCAGTCTGAAACGGTCTGGCGTCAGGCGGACCGCTACAAGGTGCCGCGCATTGCCTTTGTCAATAAGCTCGACCGCGTGGGGGCGGATCTGGATCGGGTTGTTCAGATGATGGAGGATCGCCTCAACGCGCGTCCGGTTCGTCTGCAGATCCCGATAGGAATCGAAGATGGGTTCCGCGGCGTGGTCGATCTGATCACAATGAGTGCCATTGTCTGGCATGACGAATCCCGCGGTGCCGACTTCGATATCCTGGAGGTTCCCGAAGAGCTCAAAGACGAGGCGCTGCTCGCACGCGAAGAGCTGCTTGAGATCTGTGCCGAGCTGGATGAAGAGCTCATGGAGAAGTACCTCGAAGGCGACACGATCGCAGAAGACGAGATTCGTCAAGCGCTTCGGAAGGGGACCCTCGCGTTGGCGATTGTCCCGGTATTCTGCGGTTCCGCCTACAAGAACAAGGGTGTACAGCCGCTCCTCGACGCGGTGATCCGATACCTCCCGGCACCGGCGGATATCCCGGCGATCGAGGGCGTGACGCCTGACGCGTACAAACGTCTAACCGAAGGGCAGGGCGAGCCTGGTGAGGAAGATAAGATTCGTCGTGAGGCGACGGATAAGGAGCCCTTTAGCGCGCTGGCTTTCAAGATCATGACGGACCCCTACGTCGGCCACCTGACCTACTTCCGTGTTTACTCCGGAGTGCTCTCCTCGGGGAGTTCCACGTACAACGCCACGAAGGGGAAACGGGAACGCATCGGGCGCATCCTGCTGATGCACGCCAACCGTCGCGAAGAGATCGATGAAGTCCGCGCCGGCGATATCGCGGCCGTGGTCGGCATGCGCAACACCACCACCGGCGATACCCTCAGTGATGAGCATCACCCGGTGGTGCTTGAAGCCATCGACTTCCCGGAGCCGGTGATCGAGATCGCCATTGAACCGGCAACAGTCGCTGACCAGAGCAAACTTGCGGAGAGCCTCCAAAAGCTCGCCGTCGAAGATCCCAGCTTCCAGGTCAAAGTCGACGAGGAAACCGGCCAGACGATCATCGCCGGCCAAGGGGAGCTCCACCTCGAAATCATTGTCGACCGCCTGCTGCGGGAGTTCAAAGTTGGCGCCAATGTTGGCAAACCCCAGGTTGCCTATCGCGAGACCGTTGGAATGCCCTTTGAGCATCGTGAGCGTCTGGAACGTCAGACCGGAGGCAAGGGCATGTTTGCCGAAGTCGCCATTAAGGTCTCTCCCAACGAGCGTGGTCAGGGGATCACCTTCTCCGAATCGATCAAGGGAGGCGCGATCCCGGCCGAGTTCTTCGGGGCGATTGAGCGTGGAGTGCGTGAAGCCACCGAAGCAGGCGCGATCGCTGGCTATCCGGTGGTCGACCTCCACGTCGAACTTGTGGACGGCGCATTTCATGAAGTCGACTCCAGTGAAATGGCCTTTAAGATCTGTGCGCTGATGGCCGTGAAAACCGCGATTCGCGATGCCGATCCTCGGCTTCTCGAACCCATGATGAGTGTTGAAATCGTTACTCCCGAAGAGTTTATGGGGGATGTGATTGGAGACATTAACTCCCGACGCGGATCGGTCGGCGGCATGGAGCCTCGTACCGGATCACAGGTGATCAGCGCCGATGTGCCGCTGGCCGCCATGTTCGGCTATTCCACCGACCTGCGCAGTCGCACGCAGGGACGAGCAAGCTATTCTATGCACTTCTCGCACTATGAGATCGTGCCAAAAGCGATCAGTGAGGCGTTGATCAACCGCATGATGGGAATCTACCCGGACTGA
- the rpsS gene encoding 30S ribosomal protein S19: protein MPRSVKKGPFVDQGLQRKVTKARETSDRRAIKTWSRRSMIVPEFIGLTFAVHNGKEFVPVFVTENMVGHKLGEFAPTRTFYGHAADRKAKGRR, encoded by the coding sequence GTGCCACGTTCAGTCAAAAAGGGACCCTTCGTTGACCAGGGTCTGCAGCGTAAAGTCACCAAGGCTCGTGAAACCAGCGACCGCCGCGCGATCAAGACCTGGAGTCGTCGCTCGATGATCGTGCCCGAGTTCATCGGCTTGACTTTTGCCGTCCACAACGGCAAAGAGTTTGTCCCCGTGTTCGTGACCGAGAATATGGTCGGGCATAAGCTCGGTGAGTTCGCGCCGACGCGTACCTTTTACGGGCACGCCGCCGATCGCAAAGCCAAGGGTCGTCGTTAA
- the rplV gene encoding 50S ribosomal protein L22, whose protein sequence is MSKSKRKTHRANQASAQNIRIAPRKARIVIDLVRNRPVEEALQILQFTPKKAAPLVANLIESAIHNVMNSEELDWDTDDLYVAQAYVNEGPTLRRFMPRAQGRATRINKRTSQITVVLQPRV, encoded by the coding sequence ATGAGCAAATCGAAACGAAAGACGCACCGTGCGAACCAGGCGTCCGCACAGAATATTCGCATCGCGCCGCGCAAGGCTCGTATCGTCATCGACCTGGTCCGCAATCGTCCGGTCGAAGAGGCGCTGCAGATCTTGCAATTTACGCCCAAGAAGGCCGCCCCGCTGGTCGCCAACCTCATTGAGTCGGCGATTCACAATGTGATGAACAGCGAAGAGCTCGACTGGGACACCGACGATCTCTACGTCGCTCAGGCTTATGTCAATGAAGGCCCCACCCTGCGTCGCTTCATGCCGCGCGCCCAGGGCCGAGCGACCCGGATCAACAAGCGAACCAGTCAAATCACCGTGGTCCTGCAGCCCCGCGTCTAA
- the rpmC gene encoding 50S ribosomal protein L29: MKPAELREKNEQELRELAGQLRDDLFRMRLKHYTGQLQQTSQLRQTRRDIARVETILRERQG, from the coding sequence ATGAAGCCGGCAGAGCTGCGTGAAAAGAACGAACAGGAACTGCGTGAATTGGCCGGTCAGCTTCGCGATGACCTCTTCCGTATGCGTCTGAAGCACTACACCGGTCAGCTCCAGCAGACCAGCCAGCTGCGCCAGACGCGTCGCGACATCGCCCGAGTTGAGACGATCCTGCGCGAGCGTCAGGGCTGA
- the rpsG gene encoding 30S ribosomal protein S7, translating to MPRRRVVQKRPILPDPKFNDKLITQFVNVMMRDGKKSTAEQIMYDTLDVIESKTGGEDPLRVFKRSIDNLRPMVEVRSRRVGGSTYQVPVEVRPERRTALAIRWLIQAARARNEKTMVDKLTNEILDASNNRGTAVRNKENVHRMAEANRAFAHYRW from the coding sequence ATGCCAAGAAGAAGAGTGGTTCAGAAGCGCCCGATCCTCCCGGATCCCAAGTTCAACGACAAGCTGATCACCCAGTTTGTCAACGTCATGATGCGCGACGGTAAGAAGTCCACCGCCGAGCAGATCATGTACGATACCCTCGATGTGATCGAGTCCAAGACCGGCGGCGAAGATCCCCTGCGCGTGTTCAAGCGCAGCATCGACAACCTGCGTCCGATGGTCGAAGTCCGCTCGCGCCGCGTCGGTGGTTCCACCTACCAGGTGCCCGTGGAAGTGCGCCCGGAACGGCGTACCGCCCTGGCCATCCGCTGGCTGATTCAGGCCGCGCGTGCCCGCAACGAAAAGACGATGGTCGATAAGCTCACCAATGAGATTCTCGACGCGTCCAACAACCGCGGCACCGCCGTGCGCAACAAAGAAAACGTGCACCGTATGGCTGAGGCCAACCGCGCGTTCGCGCACTACCGCTGGTAA
- a CDS encoding lasso peptide biosynthesis B2 protein, producing MTAWLHVEAVATVGIAYLGIEALGWDRARRIADRLAKDTGSTRAPDRDLGEYDLAIARKIERATLRASRLIPNARCAPRALAARHMLARRGLYARLQVGLRLQPRLEGHAWLELGSPTDPELLFVRADHTYQPIEALSGAAGPATARSVDPHLTSKGAFL from the coding sequence ATGACTGCCTGGCTTCACGTGGAAGCGGTGGCCACCGTAGGGATCGCTTACCTGGGCATCGAAGCTCTGGGCTGGGATCGCGCGCGGAGGATCGCCGATCGCCTGGCAAAAGACACCGGCTCAACGAGAGCGCCCGATAGGGACCTGGGAGAGTACGATCTGGCGATCGCCCGCAAGATCGAGCGCGCCACGCTGCGCGCCTCCCGCCTGATCCCCAACGCGCGCTGCGCGCCCCGTGCACTCGCCGCCCGCCACATGCTCGCCAGACGCGGGCTCTACGCTCGCCTCCAGGTGGGGCTTCGCCTTCAACCACGCCTCGAAGGGCATGCCTGGCTGGAACTCGGATCGCCGACCGATCCTGAGCTCCTCTTCGTCAGAGCAGACCACACCTACCAGCCCATCGAGGCGCTCAGCGGCGCTGCTGGCCCCGCCACCGCGCGAAGTGTTGATCCACACTTGACATCGAAAGGCGCCTTTCTATAA
- a CDS encoding PqqD family protein → MTLTDTQRFIARADLVVEAIDDQIVILDLEGDRCFGLNAQGVLLWQHLRDNHASLVELSDALQQAYAIDAERARADASAFVIALRDAGLIDEQS, encoded by the coding sequence ATGACCCTGACCGATACCCAGCGTTTTATTGCGCGCGCCGATCTTGTAGTGGAGGCGATCGATGATCAGATCGTAATCCTCGATCTGGAGGGCGATCGCTGCTTCGGCCTCAACGCTCAGGGCGTGTTGCTCTGGCAACACCTGCGCGACAATCATGCCAGCCTGGTCGAACTCAGCGACGCTTTGCAGCAGGCCTACGCGATCGATGCCGAGCGCGCCCGCGCCGATGCCAGTGCTTTTGTCATCGCGCTCCGCGACGCTGGTCTCATCGACGAGCAGAGCTAA
- the rpsJ gene encoding 30S ribosomal protein S10, whose product MANEKIRIKLKAYDHKLLDASAADIVETAKRTGARVAGPIPLPTRINRWTVLRSPFIDKKSREQFEMRTHKRILDILDPTQQTLDALMRLDLAAGVDVEIKT is encoded by the coding sequence ATGGCGAATGAGAAAATTCGAATCAAGCTGAAGGCGTACGACCACAAGCTGCTCGACGCGTCGGCAGCCGACATCGTTGAGACGGCCAAGCGCACCGGTGCGCGGGTTGCGGGACCGATTCCCCTTCCCACTCGCATCAACCGCTGGACGGTTCTTCGTAGCCCCTTCATCGACAAAAAGTCTCGCGAGCAGTTCGAGATGCGCACCCACAAGCGTATCCTCGACATCCTCGATCCCACGCAGCAGACGCTTGACGCTCTGATGCGCCTGGATCTTGCCGCGGGCGTAGACGTCGAAATCAAGACCTGA
- the rplW gene encoding 50S ribosomal protein L23: MTNLYDIIIRPALTEKTTQLAEHNQYVFRVDRKANKYQIRQAVEKLFGVDVVKVNTLVMPSKPKRVGRNIGRRAAFKKAIVTVADGQTIDLYALEGTEAVGEV; the protein is encoded by the coding sequence ATGACCAACCTCTACGACATCATCATTCGCCCGGCGCTCACCGAGAAGACCACCCAACTCGCCGAACACAACCAGTACGTGTTCCGCGTCGACCGCAAAGCGAATAAGTACCAAATTCGCCAGGCAGTCGAGAAGCTCTTCGGTGTCGACGTCGTCAAGGTCAACACCCTGGTGATGCCCAGCAAGCCCAAGCGTGTGGGACGAAACATCGGACGCCGCGCCGCCTTCAAAAAGGCGATCGTGACGGTGGCCGACGGTCAGACCATCGACCTGTACGCGCTCGAGGGGACGGAAGCTGTCGGCGAGGTCTGA
- the rpsC gene encoding 30S ribosomal protein S3: MGQKVHPTGFRLGVIRPWSSKWYEEKNYAKWLHEDLEIKNYINANLSSTGISSVEIERLANKVKVTIHSAKPGILIGKRGAGIEGLKNELQKKTEGEVFVNIQEVRKAELDSKLVAESIAQQLERRVSFRRAMKKAVQTTMKFGAKGIRVNAAGRLGGAEMGRREWYLEGQVPLHTLRADIDYGTAEAKTTFGIIGIKVWIYKGEVLER; this comes from the coding sequence TTGGGTCAGAAAGTACATCCTACGGGATTTCGGTTGGGGGTTATCCGCCCCTGGAGCTCCAAGTGGTACGAGGAGAAGAACTACGCCAAGTGGCTCCACGAAGATCTCGAAATTAAAAACTACATCAACGCCAACCTTTCCTCGACCGGCATCAGCTCGGTGGAAATCGAGCGCCTGGCCAACAAGGTCAAGGTGACGATCCACTCCGCGAAGCCCGGCATCCTCATCGGGAAGCGTGGCGCGGGTATCGAAGGTCTGAAGAACGAACTCCAGAAAAAGACCGAAGGCGAAGTCTTCGTCAACATTCAGGAAGTTCGTAAGGCCGAACTCGACTCCAAGCTCGTCGCGGAGTCCATCGCCCAGCAGCTGGAACGTCGCGTCAGCTTCCGCCGTGCGATGAAGAAGGCCGTGCAGACGACCATGAAGTTTGGTGCCAAAGGCATTCGCGTAAATGCCGCCGGCCGTCTCGGTGGTGCCGAAATGGGCCGTCGCGAATGGTACCTCGAAGGCCAGGTACCCCTTCACACCCTGCGTGCCGATATCGACTACGGCACCGCCGAAGCCAAGACCACCTTTGGTATCATCGGTATCAAAGTGTGGATCTATAAGGGCGAAGTTCTCGAACGCTGA
- a CDS encoding ABC transporter ATP-binding protein: MPSALLRYFQPRRLVLAAAALVVAQLIGLATPYLIKLAIDEGIAGRDADLLWVIGLGGLVLYVLGALTRYAGQWLATRAAEDCWQRARDDVFGHVQSLSLSYLARQRTGDLVNRIYGDTYQIKQLAISALPALISLLVGVGGTGIIIWWLDPRLAFLAALPLPLGWLLLATFRNRVRPMSRLRLERLSALHSALHEGLGGIADIQALGAGKVFATRVRHAGTALKDAELELAHHRARLGPAVDLALSLVLLATLVIGGQFVINDTLSVGTLVVFYFYISRCLGPLRGVPGILYSWHGARAAAERVDALLAVDERVHPPEKARLPAPGAIGVEVEDLAFGYGTPPASGDEAPGQAPQVLEALSLSVAPGEAAAILGPSGAGKSTTGRLLLNLFEPRSGRVSLQGIDARQWPSKELRRRVGYVGQEIFLFDGSLHDNLLIGLSAAERDVAGAHLGDVLEVSGLAEMVASHPEGLELSVGERGAQLSGGQKKRVALARALLRHPDLVIIDQMATDLEESLNARIFQALRARGLTLIYLGHRVPAGLNPEHVFWMEGGRLSPGHPDPASSYASGATRP, encoded by the coding sequence TTGCCCTCAGCACTGCTCCGTTATTTTCAACCGCGACGCCTTGTCCTGGCAGCCGCGGCCCTGGTGGTGGCCCAGCTGATTGGCCTGGCCACTCCTTACCTTATCAAGCTCGCCATCGATGAGGGGATCGCCGGACGCGATGCCGATCTGCTCTGGGTCATCGGACTCGGGGGGCTGGTTCTCTACGTCCTGGGGGCCCTCACTCGCTACGCCGGCCAGTGGCTGGCAACCCGCGCAGCCGAAGACTGCTGGCAGCGCGCGCGAGACGACGTCTTTGGCCACGTGCAGAGCCTCTCGCTGAGTTACCTGGCCCGCCAGCGTACCGGAGATCTGGTCAACCGGATCTATGGCGATACCTATCAGATCAAACAGCTGGCGATCTCGGCCCTGCCGGCGCTCATCTCGCTGCTGGTGGGCGTAGGAGGCACCGGGATCATCATCTGGTGGCTCGACCCTCGGCTGGCCTTTCTGGCCGCGCTCCCGCTTCCCCTGGGGTGGTTGCTGCTGGCGACCTTCCGCAATCGCGTGCGCCCGATGAGTCGCCTGCGTTTGGAGCGCCTCTCGGCGCTGCACAGCGCACTTCATGAGGGGCTGGGGGGCATCGCTGATATCCAGGCGCTGGGCGCCGGCAAGGTCTTCGCTACCCGCGTTCGGCACGCCGGCACCGCGCTCAAGGATGCCGAACTCGAACTCGCCCACCACCGCGCCCGTTTGGGGCCCGCGGTCGATCTGGCGCTTTCGCTGGTGCTGCTCGCCACGCTGGTCATCGGCGGGCAGTTCGTCATCAACGACACGCTCAGCGTGGGCACGTTGGTGGTCTTTTACTTCTATATCAGCCGTTGTCTGGGACCACTTCGTGGTGTGCCGGGTATTCTCTACAGCTGGCATGGGGCCCGTGCGGCCGCCGAGCGGGTGGACGCGCTACTCGCGGTCGATGAGCGAGTCCATCCCCCCGAAAAAGCTCGCTTGCCAGCGCCCGGCGCGATCGGCGTCGAGGTCGAAGACCTGGCCTTTGGCTACGGAACGCCCCCGGCGAGTGGGGATGAGGCTCCGGGCCAGGCCCCGCAGGTGCTCGAAGCGTTGAGCCTGAGCGTGGCGCCCGGTGAGGCCGCGGCAATTCTCGGGCCTTCCGGGGCGGGAAAGAGCACCACTGGTAGGCTTCTCCTTAACCTGTTTGAGCCGCGGAGCGGGCGCGTGTCCCTCCAGGGGATCGACGCCAGACAGTGGCCGTCAAAGGAGCTGCGGCGGCGTGTGGGGTACGTCGGGCAAGAGATCTTTTTGTTTGATGGCAGCCTGCACGACAATCTGTTGATAGGGTTGAGCGCCGCGGAGCGTGACGTTGCCGGGGCGCATCTCGGCGATGTTTTAGAGGTCTCCGGGCTCGCTGAGATGGTCGCCTCTCATCCCGAGGGACTGGAACTCAGCGTGGGAGAACGCGGCGCGCAGCTCTCCGGCGGGCAGAAAAAGCGGGTGGCGCTGGCCCGCGCGCTCTTGCGCCATCCCGACCTGGTGATCATTGATCAAATGGCCACCGATCTTGAGGAATCGCTCAATGCGCGCATCTTCCAAGCGCTTCGCGCTCGCGGCCTTACGTTGATTTATCTGGGCCACCGCGTACCGGCCGGCCTTAACCCCGAGCACGTCTTCTGGATGGAAGGGGGACGGCTTTCCCCCGGGCACCCCGACCCCGCGTCCTCGTATGCTTCTGGAGCCACACGTCCATGA